Proteins encoded together in one Chitinophaga sp. LS1 window:
- a CDS encoding rhomboid family intramembrane serine protease — protein sequence MEGFTLTHTIILITCLVSLTTMFYNPEKIYDLSLRPTMIRDRKQYYRFFTCGLVHADLMHLGFNMLSLYFCGRFIEQTFEAIFQSKFYFLIFYVLGIILSGIPTYIKHKNDDHYSSIGASGAVSAVIYATVLFAPWAKIYVLIFPMPLILYAVLYIVMTAYLDKRQYGDGINHSAHLWGAIFGLIFPIIFKPQIVLYFLNQLMHPSFF from the coding sequence ATGGAAGGCTTTACTTTAACGCATACAATTATTCTGATCACCTGCCTGGTATCACTCACTACAATGTTCTACAATCCGGAGAAGATTTACGACCTGAGCCTGCGCCCAACCATGATCAGAGATCGTAAGCAGTACTACCGCTTCTTCACCTGTGGTCTTGTACACGCTGACCTGATGCACCTGGGTTTCAACATGCTCTCCCTCTACTTCTGCGGACGCTTTATAGAACAAACATTCGAAGCTATCTTTCAGTCTAAATTTTACTTCCTGATATTTTATGTGTTAGGGATTATCTTATCAGGTATTCCCACTTATATTAAGCACAAAAACGATGACCATTATTCTTCCATAGGTGCATCCGGTGCTGTATCTGCTGTGATCTACGCAACCGTATTATTTGCACCATGGGCGAAAATCTATGTACTGATATTTCCTATGCCGCTGATCTTGTACGCAGTATTGTACATCGTGATGACGGCTTACCTGGATAAACGTCAGTACGGCGATGGTATCAATCACTCTGCGCACTTGTGGGGAGCTATATTCGGTCTGATCTTCCCGATTATTTTCAAGCCGCAGATTGTTTTGTACTTCCTGAATCAACTCATGCACCCCTCTTTCTTTTAA
- a CDS encoding electron transfer flavoprotein subunit beta/FixA family protein encodes MKILVCISKTPDTTAKIAFTDNNTKFNEAGVQFIINPYDEWYALVRALELKESLNATVHLITVGGADTEPIIRKALALGGDEAFRVNTDSPDSYFIAAQIAAHAGQQGYDLILTGKETIDYNGAAIGGMVAELLDLPYVSIAAKLELSDNTATINREIEGGEEIVTVALPVVVSCQKGMAEARIPNMRGIMAARTKPLAVVEPAPADTLTTIASFELPPAKAGVKMISPDNVEELIKLLHEEAKVI; translated from the coding sequence ATGAAGATATTAGTATGTATCAGTAAAACTCCGGACACGACTGCAAAAATAGCTTTCACAGACAACAACACGAAATTCAATGAAGCAGGTGTACAATTCATCATCAACCCCTACGATGAATGGTATGCCCTGGTCAGGGCGCTGGAACTGAAAGAGTCCCTCAATGCTACTGTACATCTGATTACCGTGGGTGGTGCTGATACGGAGCCCATTATCCGTAAAGCCCTTGCATTAGGAGGCGATGAAGCCTTCAGGGTGAACACAGATAGTCCCGACAGCTATTTTATTGCTGCGCAGATTGCAGCCCATGCCGGGCAACAGGGTTATGACCTGATCCTGACAGGAAAAGAAACCATCGATTACAATGGCGCTGCCATTGGTGGTATGGTCGCAGAGTTGCTGGATCTTCCTTATGTATCAATCGCTGCAAAGCTGGAGCTGAGCGACAATACAGCCACTATCAACAGGGAAATTGAAGGTGGTGAGGAGATCGTAACTGTAGCACTGCCTGTAGTCGTATCCTGCCAGAAAGGAATGGCCGAAGCCCGCATCCCCAATATGCGTGGTATCATGGCTGCAAGAACCAAGCCACTGGCGGTAGTAGAGCCGGCACCAGCCGATACGCTGACTACCATTGCCAGTTTTGAGCTGCCACCAGCAAAAGCAGGTGTAAAAATGATTAGCCCAGATAATGTGGAAGAGCTGATAAAGCTATTGCACGAAGAAGCTAAAGTGATTTAA
- a CDS encoding 23S rRNA (pseudouridine(1915)-N(3))-methyltransferase RlmH encodes MKIQLWSIGKENDAYIRDGIAVFQKRLQHYTDFELRLIPTVKQAASLSVPELKKAEAKMIMDMLQPQDYLLALDEHGKMHTTLQLADFLQQRANAGTRQLIILIGGAYGIDSSLLERAQLKMSLSPLTFPHQLVRLIMTEQIYRAYTVLNREKYHHQ; translated from the coding sequence ATGAAAATACAACTCTGGAGCATCGGGAAGGAAAATGACGCGTACATCAGAGATGGTATAGCGGTTTTCCAGAAGCGGTTACAGCATTATACAGATTTTGAGCTCAGGCTGATCCCTACGGTGAAGCAGGCGGCAAGTCTGTCTGTGCCGGAGCTCAAAAAGGCGGAAGCGAAGATGATTATGGACATGCTCCAACCCCAGGATTACCTCCTCGCCCTGGATGAACATGGAAAGATGCATACGACCCTGCAACTGGCAGATTTTCTGCAGCAAAGGGCAAATGCAGGCACCAGGCAGTTAATTATCCTGATTGGCGGGGCCTATGGGATCGATAGTAGTTTGCTGGAAAGGGCACAGTTGAAAATGTCCCTCTCGCCACTCACATTTCCGCACCAGTTGGTAAGATTGATTATGACGGAACAAATTTACAGGGCGTATACAGTTTTGAACCGGGAAAAATATCATCATCAGTGA
- a CDS encoding bifunctional nuclease family protein, translating to MRKIELEIVALSHSITQTHSYAVVLGEVNGLRRLPIVIGGFEAQAIAVALEKMQPSRPLTHDLMKNFMNAFNIELHEVVISNLQEGIFYSKLVCYSNDETIEIDSRTSDALALAVRFGCPIFTYENILNSAGILLDDPAGKKGLKPVTPTISEHEKGAEDDLKVLNLDELTQLLQEVLEQEDYIRAIAIRDEINSRKSR from the coding sequence ATGAGAAAAATAGAACTGGAAATAGTTGCCCTTTCGCACAGCATTACACAAACACATTCATACGCCGTCGTACTGGGGGAAGTGAACGGTTTGCGCAGATTACCTATTGTAATAGGTGGATTCGAAGCACAAGCCATTGCTGTAGCGCTTGAAAAAATGCAACCCAGCCGCCCACTGACACACGATCTGATGAAAAACTTTATGAATGCATTCAACATTGAATTGCACGAAGTGGTCATCAGCAATTTGCAGGAAGGGATTTTTTATTCAAAACTTGTCTGCTACAGTAATGATGAAACCATTGAGATAGATTCACGTACTTCCGATGCATTGGCATTAGCCGTGCGTTTTGGTTGTCCCATCTTTACTTACGAAAATATCCTGAACAGTGCCGGTATCCTACTCGATGACCCTGCAGGCAAGAAGGGATTGAAACCTGTCACACCGACCATTTCAGAACACGAAAAAGGTGCTGAGGATGATCTGAAAGTCCTGAACCTGGATGAGCTTACACAACTGCTACAGGAAGTATTGGAACAGGAAGATTATATCCGGGCGATCGCGATACGCGATGAGATCAATAGCCGGAAGAGCAGATAA
- a CDS encoding response regulator has translation MEEKIVKILLADDDLEDRFIMQDAFNAINLPDVPLLVEDGEKVLQHMEQLSLDAGTLPSLIVLDLNMPRMSGTETLRELKNIPEYQNIPVIIFSSSMNVMEMHQCRQLGALSYMVKPFTYEEYLVSAQHFYDFCLKKHSFPELSSLIQNFK, from the coding sequence ATGGAAGAAAAAATAGTGAAAATATTATTGGCCGATGATGATCTGGAGGATCGCTTTATTATGCAGGACGCTTTCAATGCCATCAATCTGCCTGATGTGCCCTTACTTGTTGAAGATGGAGAAAAAGTATTACAGCATATGGAACAGCTTTCACTGGATGCAGGAACCCTTCCTTCCCTGATTGTGCTGGACCTGAATATGCCGAGGATGAGTGGCACAGAAACCTTACGTGAACTAAAGAACATTCCCGAATACCAGAACATTCCAGTGATTATCTTCTCCTCTTCCATGAATGTAATGGAAATGCATCAGTGCCGTCAATTAGGTGCCCTGTCCTATATGGTAAAACCATTTACTTACGAGGAATACCTTGTTTCAGCACAACATTTCTATGATTTTTGTCTGAAAAAACACTCCTTTCCGGAACTCAGCAGTCTGATTCAAAACTTTAAATAG
- a CDS encoding electron transfer flavoprotein subunit alpha/FixB family protein: MSVLIFADQAQGKIKKAAFEAIQYGAKVAQQFNTTATVLVLGEVPEGELTALGNYGAGKVLHAADARLNETEGSVFTKIIAAAAEQEGADVIVFPHNFDGKAIAPRVAARLKAGFVSGAISYPDTSNGFVVKKSVFSGKAFANINITAAKKVIAVMPNTFAVEKSSNTSTVAAFPTAVNDGDFKVKVSKVETVSGEIPLTEAEIVVSGGRGLKGPENWGLVEDLAKALGAGTACSRPVADSGWRPHHEHVGQTGLTVRPNLYIAIGISGAIQHLAGVNGSKVIVVINKDPEAPFFKAADYGIVGDAFEVVPKLTAAVKALKS; encoded by the coding sequence ATGTCAGTCCTCATATTTGCAGATCAGGCCCAGGGAAAGATCAAGAAGGCGGCTTTTGAAGCGATACAATATGGTGCAAAAGTAGCACAACAATTTAATACAACTGCGACCGTGCTGGTGCTGGGTGAAGTACCGGAGGGTGAATTGACAGCACTGGGCAATTACGGTGCAGGCAAGGTGTTGCATGCGGCAGATGCCCGCCTGAATGAAACAGAAGGAAGTGTATTTACAAAGATCATAGCAGCTGCTGCAGAGCAGGAAGGTGCCGATGTGATCGTATTCCCACACAACTTTGACGGCAAAGCAATCGCCCCGAGAGTTGCAGCCCGCCTCAAGGCAGGGTTTGTGTCTGGTGCGATCTCTTATCCGGATACCAGCAATGGCTTTGTGGTAAAAAAGAGTGTCTTCTCTGGCAAGGCATTTGCCAACATAAATATCACTGCAGCGAAAAAGGTGATAGCGGTCATGCCGAATACCTTTGCGGTGGAGAAATCTTCCAATACATCGACAGTAGCGGCTTTCCCCACTGCAGTTAATGATGGGGATTTTAAAGTAAAAGTGAGTAAAGTAGAAACGGTGAGTGGAGAGATACCGCTGACGGAAGCAGAGATCGTAGTGAGTGGTGGCCGTGGATTGAAAGGTCCAGAAAACTGGGGGCTGGTAGAAGATCTGGCAAAGGCATTGGGAGCAGGTACAGCCTGTTCAAGGCCGGTAGCAGATTCTGGCTGGCGCCCACACCATGAACATGTGGGGCAGACTGGGCTGACCGTGCGGCCAAATTTGTACATCGCTATAGGAATATCGGGTGCAATACAACATTTGGCAGGGGTTAATGGTAGCAAGGTGATTGTGGTCATTAATAAAGATCCGGAGGCACCTTTTTTCAAGGCGGCAGACTACGGGATTGTAGGAGATGCATTTGAGGTAGTGCCGAAATTGACAGCGGCCGTGAAGGCGTTAAAAAGTTAA
- a CDS encoding ATP-binding protein — translation MNIIEIVNKQVLTIGNCESEPIHIPGSIQPHGMLLAIIPASGVIRYCSANTHQFIDKQPAEILGQSLAAIHPALWEKVEPLLDAENSPFHPIIAGDLQTTIHESGEFRILSIEKRLDQINDPDYAFDQTRGFIGFIEHSRTLKELCQNIAAETARITGFDRVMIYRFDKEYNGEVFAEYCREGLPPYLDLHYPHTDIPPQARELYLHNLLRLIPDVQYEPVPLLTIATKQEPVQQLDLSDVGLRSVSPIHVQYLKNMSVGASMSVSVIMEGNLWGLIACHHSEPLILSSQQKKAALLQGHFLSSQIRVQQVAEEHAVNVNVEAHLQLLLNQIDHDEDLSQKFEQFTSLLSVTNATGVVLLHEGKIYEKGLVPSRDKVLGLIRWVGDNVKSSLFSTNCLSKRYPDGVTMSKYGSGVIFHAMGKPTDSCVIWFREELERTVKWAGRPDTALQKKAEGKPLTPRKSFEIWKEMVKYQSAEFRASEINAAIRFATSLQNHFHLTYLRNEENRLRVLNERLQQANQELSNINWITSHDLKEPLRKIQLMSSRIVYEGGDNLSEVIKVHIEKIRNSASRMQHLVDDILSYSMMNNRNNMFTLGNLEPIILEVGAELEEELAQKKGLLSVQSMPQDLRIVTHQMGQLFLNLISNAIKFARPGVPPEIYINCQVEKGRDILEVALPADKSFYCIRISDNGMGFEPRFNEKIFDIFYRLHDRNTYEGTGIGLAICKKIMENHHGAITASGEAGRGAIFRVYLPVE, via the coding sequence ATGAATATTATTGAGATTGTCAACAAGCAGGTACTGACCATAGGGAATTGTGAAAGTGAACCGATACATATCCCTGGCAGCATCCAGCCCCATGGCATGTTACTGGCCATTATACCGGCCAGCGGGGTGATCCGGTACTGTAGCGCAAATACCCACCAATTTATTGATAAACAACCAGCTGAAATCCTGGGTCAATCCCTGGCTGCTATCCACCCGGCTCTTTGGGAAAAGGTAGAACCCTTATTGGATGCAGAAAATTCTCCATTTCATCCTATCATCGCCGGTGACCTGCAGACGACCATCCACGAAAGCGGCGAATTTCGCATTTTAAGTATCGAAAAACGCCTCGATCAAATAAATGACCCAGACTATGCCTTCGATCAGACAAGGGGCTTTATTGGCTTTATAGAGCATTCCAGGACCCTCAAAGAACTCTGTCAGAACATTGCGGCCGAGACAGCCCGTATTACGGGGTTTGACAGGGTCATGATTTACCGCTTTGACAAAGAATACAACGGGGAAGTTTTTGCAGAATACTGCCGGGAGGGTTTACCGCCTTACCTGGATCTGCATTACCCACATACAGATATACCGCCACAGGCGAGGGAGTTGTACCTCCACAACCTGCTCCGTCTTATTCCGGATGTACAGTATGAGCCGGTGCCATTGCTGACCATTGCCACAAAGCAGGAGCCTGTGCAGCAGCTGGACCTGAGCGATGTAGGTCTCCGGAGCGTATCTCCCATCCATGTGCAATACCTCAAAAATATGAGCGTAGGGGCTTCCATGAGCGTATCCGTCATTATGGAAGGCAATTTATGGGGCCTGATCGCCTGCCATCATTCCGAGCCACTGATCCTGTCGTCCCAGCAAAAAAAGGCGGCTTTACTCCAGGGGCACTTTCTGAGTTCGCAGATCCGGGTACAGCAGGTAGCTGAGGAGCATGCCGTAAATGTAAATGTGGAAGCACATCTGCAGCTGCTACTGAACCAGATTGATCACGATGAAGACCTGAGTCAGAAATTTGAGCAGTTTACCTCCCTCCTTTCAGTGACGAATGCGACCGGGGTTGTCCTGCTGCACGAAGGCAAGATCTATGAAAAAGGGCTGGTACCTTCCAGGGATAAAGTCCTGGGACTGATCCGCTGGGTAGGGGATAATGTAAAGTCGAGTCTCTTTTCTACAAACTGCCTCAGTAAGCGTTATCCAGATGGCGTTACGATGAGTAAATATGGATCCGGCGTGATCTTTCATGCTATGGGTAAACCAACCGATAGCTGTGTGATCTGGTTCCGTGAAGAACTGGAACGTACTGTAAAATGGGCGGGAAGACCTGATACTGCGTTGCAGAAGAAAGCGGAGGGAAAGCCCCTGACACCCCGTAAGTCATTTGAAATATGGAAAGAGATGGTTAAGTACCAATCGGCTGAATTCAGGGCTTCGGAGATCAATGCAGCGATCCGCTTTGCCACTTCCCTGCAAAACCATTTCCATCTCACTTACCTCCGTAATGAAGAAAACAGGCTTCGTGTGCTGAATGAACGCCTGCAACAGGCCAACCAGGAGCTTTCTAATATCAATTGGATCACCTCGCACGATTTGAAAGAACCTTTAAGAAAGATTCAACTCATGTCGTCGAGAATTGTGTATGAGGGTGGCGACAATCTGTCGGAAGTCATCAAAGTACACATTGAGAAGATCCGCAATTCTGCCAGCAGAATGCAACACCTGGTAGACGATATTCTTTCCTATAGCATGATGAATAACCGGAATAATATGTTTACCCTGGGCAACCTGGAACCGATTATTTTGGAGGTAGGAGCTGAACTGGAAGAAGAACTGGCGCAAAAGAAAGGACTGCTTTCCGTTCAGTCTATGCCTCAGGATCTCCGTATCGTGACCCACCAGATGGGGCAATTATTTTTGAACCTGATCTCCAATGCGATCAAATTTGCCCGGCCAGGTGTACCGCCTGAAATTTATATCAACTGCCAGGTAGAGAAAGGCCGGGACATACTCGAAGTGGCATTGCCTGCTGATAAAAGTTTTTATTGTATCCGCATTTCAGATAACGGCATGGGGTTCGAGCCGAGGTTCAATGAAAAGATTTTTGATATCTTTTACAGACTACATGATCGGAACACTTATGAGGGTACAGGAATTGGATTAGCCATCTGTAAAAAAATTATGGAGAACCACCATGGGGCTATCACTGCAAGCGGTGAAGCCGGTAGGGGAGCGATTTTCAGGGTTTATTTACCTGTCGAATAA
- the tilS gene encoding tRNA lysidine(34) synthetase TilS, with amino-acid sequence MELINRFKEYIAAEKLYQSGDRILLAVSGGVDSVVMAHLYKQAGIDCGIAHCNFQLRGVESTRDETFVTALANELGVPLYSIRFDTEVYANEKRVSIQVAARELRYTWLEEIRQQQGYAFLATAHHMQDNVETVLMNFSKGTGIAGLHGILPRQQHLIRPLLFAQKEDLVALATANGWGFVEDSSNITVKYTRNFFRHKVIPVIQETFPAVVPQMAASIDRFREAEQLYTEAVLRHKKRLLFKQGDNFKVPVLKLQKAIPLQTIAWEIFKDFGCSAPQLPQVIDLLQSEPGRLVETTTHRIIRDRVWLLITPLEAPEAPLIVIEKETAVVPVKGGSLKLKIRSSEGAPIPGSPHMACLDMDTLQFPLLMRRWKQGDYFYPLGMRKKKKLSRFFIDQKLSLIQKENIWVLESAKRIVWIIGMRIDDRCKITPHTSNMLVLEWQPI; translated from the coding sequence ATGGAACTTATTAACAGGTTTAAGGAATATATCGCAGCAGAAAAGTTGTACCAATCAGGTGACAGGATCTTGCTGGCTGTAAGCGGCGGCGTGGATTCCGTCGTGATGGCGCACCTGTACAAACAGGCGGGCATTGACTGTGGCATTGCACACTGCAATTTTCAGCTCAGAGGGGTAGAATCTACAAGAGACGAAACATTCGTGACCGCACTGGCCAATGAACTGGGAGTACCATTGTACTCCATTCGCTTTGATACCGAAGTATACGCTAATGAAAAACGTGTATCCATCCAGGTGGCAGCCCGTGAACTGCGTTATACATGGCTGGAAGAGATCCGTCAGCAACAGGGGTATGCATTCCTCGCCACCGCACATCACATGCAGGACAATGTAGAAACAGTACTCATGAATTTCTCCAAAGGCACCGGTATTGCAGGTCTTCACGGTATATTACCCCGTCAGCAACACCTGATCCGGCCATTGCTCTTTGCACAAAAAGAAGATCTGGTGGCCCTGGCAACAGCGAACGGTTGGGGATTTGTAGAAGACAGTTCTAATATAACAGTAAAATATACACGCAATTTCTTCCGGCACAAAGTCATCCCCGTTATACAGGAGACCTTTCCGGCGGTTGTACCCCAAATGGCGGCCAGTATAGACCGTTTCAGGGAAGCAGAACAACTGTATACGGAAGCAGTACTGAGGCATAAAAAACGGTTGCTGTTCAAACAGGGGGATAATTTTAAAGTACCTGTACTAAAGCTCCAAAAAGCGATACCCCTGCAAACAATTGCCTGGGAGATCTTCAAAGACTTTGGCTGTAGTGCCCCGCAATTACCACAGGTGATCGATCTGCTGCAATCAGAACCCGGCAGACTGGTAGAAACTACCACCCACCGGATTATCCGCGACAGAGTGTGGCTGTTAATTACGCCACTGGAAGCTCCGGAAGCTCCCCTGATTGTGATTGAAAAAGAAACAGCAGTTGTGCCAGTGAAAGGAGGGTCCCTGAAGTTGAAGATCCGAAGCAGTGAAGGTGCCCCCATTCCTGGTTCTCCGCACATGGCCTGCCTGGACATGGATACTTTACAATTCCCATTGCTCATGCGCCGCTGGAAACAGGGAGATTATTTCTACCCATTAGGCATGCGGAAAAAGAAAAAGCTGAGTCGCTTCTTCATAGATCAGAAATTATCATTGATACAGAAAGAGAATATATGGGTGCTGGAATCCGCCAAACGAATAGTCTGGATCATCGGTATGCGCATAGATGACCGGTGTAAGATTACCCCCCATACCAGCAATATGTTGGTGCTGGAGTGGCAGCCTATTTAA
- a CDS encoding helix-turn-helix domain-containing protein: MREKLLREITPLTPNDCFTLFAREKTGFDFPLHYHEEFELNFIQHATGAKRIIGDHMEEIGDLELVLVGPNLQHGWFTHKHAGGVIREITIQFHRDLFDDKFLQRNQMSFIRSMLERSLRGILFSQETVGSIMPRLIQLPHKQGFDSVLELLSILHDLSISRNIRILSDASFRNTETLSYNSRRIDNVMKYLNEHFDKNVTLGEAAKIASMTEVSFSRFFKLKIGKTFVDTLIEIRLGHASRMLIETTHSINEIAYKCGFNNISNFNRIFRKKKDCTPKEFRQAYTSSSGVRTFV, translated from the coding sequence ATGAGAGAAAAATTATTACGGGAGATCACTCCGCTGACACCCAATGATTGCTTCACATTATTTGCCAGAGAGAAGACGGGTTTTGATTTCCCATTGCATTATCACGAGGAGTTTGAACTGAATTTTATCCAGCATGCCACGGGTGCAAAGCGCATCATTGGGGATCATATGGAGGAAATCGGCGACCTGGAACTGGTACTTGTAGGCCCCAATCTTCAGCATGGGTGGTTTACGCACAAGCATGCCGGAGGGGTAATCCGCGAGATCACCATTCAGTTTCACAGGGACCTGTTTGATGATAAATTTTTACAGCGGAACCAGATGAGTTTTATCAGAAGTATGCTGGAAAGATCGCTTCGGGGTATTCTTTTTTCGCAGGAGACGGTGGGAAGTATAATGCCCCGGTTAATACAGCTGCCACACAAGCAGGGATTTGACTCTGTACTGGAATTACTGTCTATTCTCCATGACCTCTCTATTTCCCGGAATATCAGGATCCTGTCGGATGCAAGTTTTCGGAATACGGAAACGCTCTCTTACAACAGCCGGCGGATTGACAATGTGATGAAATACCTGAACGAGCATTTTGACAAAAATGTCACTCTTGGAGAGGCGGCAAAAATAGCGTCGATGACAGAGGTGTCTTTTAGTCGTTTTTTTAAGCTGAAGATCGGGAAGACATTTGTAGATACGCTTATAGAAATCCGGCTGGGTCATGCTTCCCGCATGTTAATAGAAACCACGCATAGTATTAATGAAATCGCCTATAAATGTGGGTTCAATAATATATCAAACTTCAATAGGATTTTCCGCAAAAAAAAGGATTGCACTCCTAAGGAATTCCGGCAGGCGTATACTTCTTCATCAGGTGTGCGCACCTTTGTTTAA